CGCGCGGAAGATATTTTCTTGTTCAATGTACGGCAGCAGCAAAGTCGGGGTAGACAAAGCGAGGTAAGTCGTGGTGCTGGAACCAGTTGAGTCGCACTGACCCGAGGGGGGCAGAACCGAGTTGGCCGATTCGTAGTTGTGGCAAGCCAGGCCGATTTGCTTCAGGTTATTTTGGCAGGTCATCCGCGCGGCGGCTTCACGCACTTTTTGAACTGCCGGCAGCAACAAGCCGATTAAAATCGCAATGATCGCAATAACGACCAACAGTTCGATGAGCGTGAATGCTCGGCGATGAGACGAACCCAAACGGTAACCCATAAAATCACAATCCTCAGGTTGTGGAGAGCCACGCAATCAGTGGTATTTGATGTTAGATTGCATGGTCAGATCTTAGGGTCTAAAGTTGTGTATCACAAGGCGCAGTTCGTGAAGATCTGATGAAAGATATGATTTCGGATTGCGTGAGGCGATCGTGAAGAAATAATCACCATTTCTTCACGATTCAGGATCCAATTTTTTGGAACTCTCATTGTGATTGGAACCAATCAGTTCCAACACACTTTTGTCGACAATATTGGCTCACTCACCGACTGGAATCGATGGCGTTTTCGACTCATCGACCCAAATCCAACCATATTGCGTCTGACTTGGCTCGGGATTCCGTTGATATTCTTCCTTGGCTTTGGTGAGTTGATCACTAACGATCGCCTTACGAGCCGCGTTCACATCCACTTGGAAGAGTCGAGCCGCATTTAATCCAAAGATCTTTGCTTTTACTTCGGGTGTGAGATCTGGATACCCGTACTTCTCCTTCAGGACATCGGTCATTTTCAACCGACGGAATCGCTCGATCTGCGATTGAGGCGAGCCATTCCAAATCGAATCCGTTCCCCAGAGAATGCGATCCGGCCCAACGACCTGCAACATTTGTCCCAACATATGGAGACACTTCTCGGGACTCGACCCCGAGAGCATGTTAAAGGTACTCCCGAGTTCAAAGTAAACGTTTTTGATCCCCGGATTCTTTTTGAGCATTCGCAACAAATCGCTGGTCCAAGGAATTTCTTGCGCATCGGGATTCTTGGGTGCGGGTACCTTCTCCCCGGTTCCCGACCCGAACCAGAAACTGCCGCGGAACGCGGAATGATAAATGATGAAGTTCAAATCGGGCCAATCTTTGGCTGCTTTTTCGACATCAAACGGGGTACACGCTTTTTCATTAAATGCGCTTAATGGTAACCCTTTATGGACACAGACATTCTTGACACCCAATTTTAGGGTGCGTTCCCAGAAGGGGTAAGCGATTTTCTCATCATCCAGGAACCAGGCTTTCTCACCTAATTCTGCGCCAGTATACATTTTCCAGGCATCGACTTTTAATTCCTTCACCTGGCGTTCGAGTTCATCTAATTCTTTGAGTCCTAAATTGGGACGTAACAATCCATGCGATAAAACGCGACGTGATCCCGCCAGATCAT
This DNA window, taken from Tuwongella immobilis, encodes the following:
- a CDS encoding amidohydrolase family protein is translated as MPPPQSEELKRVESRVLEIGDRNAARLGLDRRGFFQTGAGMAAALLALNEVFGECYDVEAAEAADPKAFSERWPKDQFIFDVQTHHVDLSQKWYLGPDGKPTARFFQMLRPSLNVESSLEQLNRMHYVKELFGDSDTVMAIISGVPTREWDKNPLPPDQMVATRKYVNDLAGSRRVLSHGLLRPNLGLKELDELERQVKELKVDAWKMYTGAELGEKAWFLDDEKIAYPFWERTLKLGVKNVCVHKGLPLSAFNEKACTPFDVEKAAKDWPDLNFIIYHSAFRGSFWFGSGTGEKVPAPKNPDAQEIPWTSDLLRMLKKNPGIKNVYFELGSTFNMLSGSSPEKCLHMLGQMLQVVGPDRILWGTDSIWNGSPQSQIERFRRLKMTDVLKEKYGYPDLTPEVKAKIFGLNAARLFQVDVNAARKAIVSDQLTKAKEEYQRNPEPSQTQYGWIWVDESKTPSIPVGE